One stretch of Deinococcus ficus DNA includes these proteins:
- the pstS gene encoding phosphate ABC transporter substrate-binding protein PstS, whose protein sequence is MKKTFTVGLALALTTLSAASAQTSLTGAGASFPYPLYSKMFAEYKKATGVDVNYQSVGSGAGQKQIKERTVDFGGSDNAMTDEMLKDAPAKIIQIPTTMGGVVPAYNLPGLTKPLNFTGKVLADIYLGKIKTWGDPAIAKINAGVTIPPLPITVARRSDGSGTTYVFADYLAKVSSEWKSKVGVANSLQWPVGTGAKGNDGVAGVVKSTPGAIGYVEMAYAKQNKLAYGAVQNRAGKYILADNGPIANAALGVVIPNDTRVSITNSARADAYPISAFSYVMFYQDQKYGNRTEAQAKALKNLLGWMLSSGQQYAEPLDYGKLPANVAAKAKNLLNTMTYGGKKL, encoded by the coding sequence ATGAAGAAGACCTTCACCGTGGGCCTGGCCCTCGCGCTGACCACCCTGAGTGCCGCTTCCGCCCAGACCAGCCTCACCGGGGCGGGCGCCAGCTTCCCGTACCCGCTGTACAGCAAGATGTTCGCCGAGTACAAGAAGGCCACCGGCGTGGACGTGAACTACCAGTCCGTGGGCTCCGGCGCCGGCCAGAAGCAGATCAAGGAACGCACCGTGGACTTCGGCGGCAGCGACAACGCCATGACCGACGAGATGCTCAAGGACGCCCCCGCCAAGATCATCCAGATTCCCACCACCATGGGCGGCGTGGTCCCCGCGTACAACCTGCCCGGCCTGACCAAACCCCTGAACTTCACCGGCAAGGTCCTGGCCGACATCTACCTGGGCAAGATCAAGACCTGGGGCGACCCCGCCATCGCCAAGATCAACGCCGGCGTGACCATTCCCCCCCTGCCCATCACCGTGGCCCGCCGCAGTGACGGGTCCGGCACCACGTACGTCTTCGCGGACTACCTCGCGAAGGTCAGCAGCGAGTGGAAGAGCAAGGTCGGCGTGGCGAACAGCCTGCAGTGGCCGGTCGGCACGGGCGCCAAGGGCAACGACGGCGTGGCCGGCGTGGTCAAGAGCACCCCGGGCGCCATCGGGTACGTGGAGATGGCGTACGCCAAGCAGAACAAGCTCGCCTACGGCGCCGTGCAGAACCGCGCCGGGAAGTACATCCTGGCGGACAACGGCCCCATCGCCAACGCCGCCCTGGGCGTGGTCATCCCCAACGACACCCGCGTGAGCATCACCAACAGCGCCCGCGCCGACGCGTACCCGATCAGCGCGTTCTCGTACGTGATGTTCTACCAGGACCAGAAGTACGGCAACCGCACCGAGGCGCAGGCCAAGGCCCTGAAGAACCTGCTCGGCTGGATGCTCAGCTCCGGCCAGCAGTACGCCGAACCGCTCGACTACGGCAAGCTGCCCGCGAACGTGGCCGCCAAGGCCAAGAACCTGCTGAACACCATGACCTACGGCGGCAAGAAGCTGTAA
- the rfbF gene encoding glucose-1-phosphate cytidylyltransferase: MKAVIFAGGYGTRISEESTVRPKPMIEIGGRPILWHIMKIYAAHGITDFVVLCGYKQYMIKEYFANYFLHMSDVTFDMRTNTPRIHHAHAEPWCVTLVDTGEETMTGGRLKRARPYLDDDTFCLTYGDGVGNVDISAAIDFHRRYDRLATMTVVQPPGRFGAVAMEEGYTVRSFHEKPDGDGAWINGGFFVLEPGVLDYIEGDSTTWEAEPLRNLARDGQLGAYRHGGFWQPMDTLRDKHVLEGMWKDHQAPWKVW, from the coding sequence ATGAAAGCAGTGATATTTGCTGGCGGTTACGGCACTCGGATCAGCGAGGAAAGCACCGTGCGGCCCAAACCGATGATCGAGATCGGCGGCCGGCCCATCCTGTGGCACATCATGAAGATCTACGCTGCGCACGGCATCACCGATTTCGTCGTGCTGTGCGGCTACAAGCAGTACATGATCAAGGAGTACTTCGCGAACTACTTCCTGCACATGTCCGACGTGACCTTCGACATGCGCACCAACACGCCCCGCATCCACCACGCCCACGCCGAACCCTGGTGCGTGACCCTGGTGGACACCGGCGAGGAAACCATGACCGGCGGCCGCCTGAAACGCGCCCGGCCGTACCTGGACGACGACACCTTCTGCCTGACCTACGGCGACGGCGTCGGCAACGTGGACATCAGCGCCGCCATTGACTTCCACCGCCGCTACGACCGCCTCGCGACCATGACCGTCGTGCAGCCCCCCGGCCGCTTCGGGGCCGTGGCCATGGAAGAGGGCTACACCGTCCGCAGCTTCCACGAGAAGCCCGACGGAGACGGCGCCTGGATCAACGGCGGGTTCTTCGTGCTGGAACCCGGCGTGCTGGATTACATCGAAGGGGACAGCACCACCTGGGAAGCCGAGCCGCTGCGCAACCTCGCCCGTGACGGCCAGCTCGGCGCCTACCGGCACGGCGGGTTCTGGCAGCCGATGGACACCCTGCGCGACAAACACGTCCTGGAAGGCATGTGGAAAGACCACCAGGCGCCCTGGAAGGTGTGGTGA
- the lhgO gene encoding L-2-hydroxyglutarate oxidase, whose protein sequence is MRHDYAVIGGGIVGLATARALAQQHPHASILLLEKESGPARHQTGRNSGVIHSGIYYKPGSMKAQLCAAGVQSMMRFCDDYGLKYEQCGKVIVATEPHELPQLEALYRRGLDNGLDVRRLTGEQVREFEPHVQALAGIRVASTGIVNYRHVSQVLVELARSHGTQVHFDTRVTRLTPTRDGYDIGTSAGDHAARVVVNCAGLHSDRVARLAGTDPGGSIVPFRGEYYELRPERRHLVRGLIYPVPNPDFPFLGVHFTRMIDGSVHAGPNAVLAFGREGYRKTDLNVRDLAEVLANPGFRALARQHLREGAMEMARSWSKARFVQSLQRLIPEVSADDIVPCAAGVRAQALTQRGQLVDDFLLVDGPNALHVCNAPSPAATSSLEIGRVIAGRVPPLAARRSVAVQAPPPRPQPRHDQGPQGVHA, encoded by the coding sequence GTGCGGCACGACTACGCAGTGATCGGCGGCGGCATCGTGGGCCTCGCCACCGCCCGCGCCCTGGCGCAGCAGCACCCGCACGCGTCCATTTTGCTGCTGGAAAAGGAAAGCGGACCCGCCCGGCACCAGACCGGCCGGAATTCCGGCGTGATCCACTCCGGCATCTACTACAAACCCGGCAGCATGAAAGCGCAGCTGTGCGCCGCCGGCGTGCAGTCCATGATGCGCTTCTGCGACGACTACGGCCTGAAGTACGAGCAGTGCGGCAAGGTCATCGTCGCCACCGAACCCCACGAACTCCCGCAGCTCGAGGCGCTGTACCGCCGCGGCCTGGACAACGGCCTGGACGTCCGCCGGCTCACCGGGGAACAGGTCCGCGAGTTCGAGCCGCACGTGCAGGCCCTGGCCGGCATCCGCGTGGCGTCCACCGGCATCGTGAACTACCGGCACGTCAGCCAGGTGCTCGTGGAACTCGCCCGCTCCCACGGCACCCAGGTGCACTTCGACACCCGCGTCACCCGCCTCACGCCCACCCGCGACGGCTACGACATCGGCACCAGCGCCGGCGATCACGCCGCGCGGGTCGTGGTGAACTGCGCCGGCCTGCACAGTGACCGCGTGGCCCGCCTGGCCGGCACCGACCCGGGCGGCAGCATCGTGCCGTTCCGCGGCGAGTACTACGAACTGCGCCCCGAACGCCGGCACCTCGTGCGCGGCCTGATCTACCCGGTCCCGAACCCGGACTTCCCGTTCCTGGGCGTGCACTTTACCCGCATGATCGACGGGTCCGTGCACGCCGGCCCGAACGCCGTGCTGGCCTTCGGGCGCGAGGGGTACCGCAAGACCGACCTGAACGTCCGCGACCTCGCGGAGGTGCTCGCCAACCCGGGCTTCCGCGCCCTGGCCCGCCAGCACCTGCGGGAAGGCGCCATGGAAATGGCCCGCTCCTGGTCCAAGGCCCGGTTCGTGCAGAGCCTGCAACGCCTGATCCCTGAGGTCAGCGCTGACGACATCGTGCCCTGCGCCGCCGGCGTGCGCGCCCAGGCCCTCACGCAGCGTGGGCAGCTGGTGGACGACTTCCTGCTCGTGGACGGGCCGAACGCCCTCCACGTGTGCAACGCTCCCTCGCCTGCGGCGACCTCCAGCCTGGAGATCGGCCGGGTCATCGCCGGGCGCGTGCCGCCCCTGGCCGCCCGGCGCAGCGTGGCCGTGCAGGCCCCCCCGCCCCGCCCCCAGCCCCGGCACGACCAGGGACCGCAAGGAGTGCACGCATGA
- a CDS encoding NAD-dependent epimerase/dehydratase family protein, which translates to MNVLITGTEGYLGSIVTPHLLRAGVQVTAVDTGYYRSGWLYHGTPLTAPTQFKDIRHISAADLEGVEAVVHMAELSNDPLGQLLPNITYDINHHGSMRLARLAKAAGVRRFVYMSSCSVYGVATDGDVTEDSPVNPQTAYAECKTLVERDLRDLADDTFSPTYLRNATAFGASPRMRFDIVLNNLAGLAWTTGEIRMTSDGTPWRPLVHANDIARAIQCVLAAPIDAVHDQVFNVGDTAQNYRVREIAEIIAAAFPGCQLSFGENGSDNRSYRVDFTKINTRLPGFRCEWNAERGAAQLAALFARIDLTRSDFESRGFTRLKQLEYLLATGQIDQDFFWTDPFAHPAPATPAPTRREETLA; encoded by the coding sequence ATGAACGTCCTGATCACCGGCACGGAAGGTTACCTCGGGTCCATCGTGACCCCCCACCTGCTGCGCGCGGGCGTGCAGGTCACGGCCGTGGACACCGGGTACTACCGCAGCGGCTGGCTGTACCACGGAACCCCCCTGACCGCGCCCACGCAGTTCAAGGACATCCGGCACATCAGCGCCGCCGACCTGGAAGGCGTGGAGGCTGTGGTGCACATGGCGGAACTGTCCAACGATCCCCTCGGGCAGCTGCTGCCGAACATCACGTACGACATCAACCACCACGGGTCCATGCGCCTGGCGCGGCTGGCGAAGGCGGCCGGCGTGCGGCGCTTCGTGTACATGTCCTCGTGCAGCGTGTACGGCGTCGCCACCGACGGCGACGTCACCGAGGACTCCCCGGTGAACCCGCAGACCGCGTACGCCGAGTGCAAGACCCTCGTGGAACGCGACCTGCGCGACCTGGCGGACGACACCTTCTCGCCCACGTACCTGCGCAACGCCACCGCCTTCGGCGCCTCGCCGCGTATGCGCTTTGACATCGTGCTGAACAACCTCGCCGGGCTGGCCTGGACCACCGGCGAGATCAGGATGACCTCCGACGGCACGCCCTGGCGGCCCCTGGTGCACGCCAACGACATCGCCCGCGCCATCCAGTGCGTGCTGGCCGCGCCCATCGACGCCGTGCACGACCAGGTCTTCAACGTCGGCGACACCGCCCAGAACTACCGCGTGCGGGAAATTGCCGAGATCATCGCCGCCGCCTTCCCCGGCTGCCAGCTCAGTTTCGGCGAGAACGGCAGCGACAACCGCAGCTACCGCGTGGACTTCACCAAGATCAACACCCGGCTGCCCGGCTTCCGCTGCGAATGGAACGCCGAGCGCGGCGCCGCGCAACTCGCCGCCCTGTTCGCCCGCATCGACCTGACCCGCAGCGACTTCGAGTCCCGCGGCTTCACCCGCCTCAAGCAGCTCGAGTACCTGCTCGCCACCGGGCAGATCGACCAGGACTTCTTCTGGACCGACCCCTTCGCCCACCCGGCGCCCGCCACGCCCGCCCCCACCCGGCGCGAGGAGACCCTGGCATGA
- the rfbC gene encoding dTDP-4-dehydrorhamnose 3,5-epimerase: MIFTETPLQGAFIIDVDLREDERGFFARTFCQREFAEHGLKVDVAQGNLSFNHKAGTLRGMHYQLAPAAETKLVRCTRGAILDVIVDLRPESATYLQHVAVELSEDNRRALYVPELFAHGYQALTDGAEVTYQVGEFYTPGYERGLRHDDPVLGIQWPLPVTVISGKDAAWPLLDPQAVTAREAVAG, translated from the coding sequence ATGATCTTCACCGAAACGCCCCTCCAAGGGGCCTTCATCATCGATGTGGACCTCCGCGAGGACGAGCGCGGCTTCTTCGCCCGGACGTTCTGCCAGCGGGAATTCGCCGAGCACGGCCTGAAAGTGGACGTTGCGCAGGGCAACCTCAGCTTCAACCACAAGGCCGGCACGCTGCGCGGCATGCACTACCAGCTCGCCCCGGCCGCCGAGACGAAACTGGTGCGCTGCACCCGCGGCGCCATCCTGGACGTGATCGTGGACCTGCGCCCGGAATCCGCCACCTACCTGCAGCACGTCGCCGTGGAACTCAGCGAGGACAACCGCCGCGCCCTGTACGTCCCGGAACTGTTCGCGCACGGCTACCAGGCCCTGACGGACGGCGCCGAGGTGACCTACCAGGTGGGCGAGTTCTACACGCCCGGCTACGAGCGCGGCCTGCGCCACGACGACCCGGTGCTGGGCATCCAGTGGCCCCTGCCGGTCACGGTGATCTCCGGGAAGGACGCCGCGTGGCCCCTGCTGGACCCGCAGGCGGTCACGGCGCGCGAGGCGGTGGCCGGATGA
- a CDS encoding NAD(P)H-dependent oxidoreductase, which translates to MIIVDRALQAREAAGQPIRVGMIGAGFMGRGVANQIINSVPGMRLAAVANRTLGNARRAYTEAGVESVREVSTQGALEDALRAGQPAITEDALLLCRAANLDCLIDVTGDVEFGALVTVEAIRHGRHVVTMNAELDATVGPILKRMADEAGVILTAADGDQPGVQMNLYRFVKSLGLTPVLCGNIKGLQDPYRTPTTQQAFAERWGQNPYMVTSFADGTKISFEQAIVANGTGLRVAQRGMRGLDFPGHVDDLKALYDADELRALGGVVDYVVGAKPGPGVFVYATHDDPKQRHYLNLYKLGEGPLYSFYTPYHLCHFEVPLTAARVVLFGDAALQPLAGPVVEVVTTAKRDLKAGETIDALGGYMTYGQCENADVTAAQRLLPMGLAAGARLRRDVPKDAVLTYADVTLPEGRVADQLRARQDALFSPAPVPQP; encoded by the coding sequence ATGATCATCGTGGACCGGGCCCTGCAGGCACGCGAGGCCGCCGGCCAGCCCATCCGCGTCGGCATGATCGGCGCCGGTTTCATGGGCCGTGGCGTCGCCAACCAGATCATCAACTCCGTGCCCGGCATGCGGCTGGCCGCGGTCGCCAACCGCACCCTCGGGAACGCCCGGCGCGCCTACACGGAAGCCGGCGTGGAGAGCGTGCGCGAGGTAAGCACCCAAGGCGCCCTGGAAGACGCCCTGCGCGCCGGGCAGCCCGCCATCACCGAGGACGCCCTGCTGCTGTGCCGCGCTGCCAACCTCGACTGCCTGATCGACGTGACCGGCGACGTGGAGTTCGGCGCCCTGGTGACCGTGGAAGCCATCCGGCACGGCCGGCACGTGGTCACCATGAACGCCGAGCTGGACGCCACCGTCGGCCCCATCCTCAAGCGCATGGCCGACGAGGCCGGCGTGATCCTGACCGCCGCGGACGGCGACCAGCCCGGCGTGCAGATGAACCTCTACCGCTTCGTGAAGAGCCTGGGCCTGACCCCGGTGCTGTGCGGGAACATCAAGGGCCTGCAGGACCCCTACCGCACGCCCACCACCCAGCAGGCCTTCGCCGAACGCTGGGGGCAGAACCCGTACATGGTCACCAGTTTCGCGGACGGCACGAAAATCTCCTTCGAGCAGGCCATCGTCGCCAACGGCACCGGCCTGCGCGTCGCGCAGCGCGGCATGCGCGGCCTGGACTTCCCCGGGCACGTGGACGACCTGAAGGCCCTGTACGACGCCGACGAACTGCGCGCCCTGGGCGGCGTGGTGGATTACGTGGTCGGCGCCAAACCCGGCCCCGGCGTGTTCGTGTACGCCACGCACGACGACCCGAAACAGCGGCATTACCTGAACCTGTACAAGCTCGGCGAGGGCCCGCTGTACAGCTTCTACACGCCCTACCACCTGTGCCACTTCGAGGTGCCCCTGACCGCCGCGCGCGTGGTCCTGTTCGGGGACGCCGCGCTGCAACCCCTGGCCGGGCCGGTCGTGGAGGTCGTCACCACCGCCAAACGCGACCTGAAGGCCGGGGAGACCATCGACGCCCTCGGCGGGTACATGACCTACGGCCAGTGCGAGAACGCCGACGTGACCGCCGCTCAGCGCCTGCTGCCGATGGGCCTCGCCGCCGGCGCGCGGCTGAGGCGCGACGTGCCCAAGGACGCGGTCCTCACCTACGCGGACGTGACCCTGCCCGAGGGCCGCGTGGCCGATCAGCTGCGCGCCCGGCAGGACGCCCTGTTCAGCCCGGCGCCCGTGCCCCAGCCCTGA
- a CDS encoding glycosyltransferase family 4 protein, whose protein sequence is MEVTGARRTAPRSVPLYPAPQHPAPLRLVGLDLEYIADYRRDFSRNSALYRALDEHVQVVGRMSPTLSPGQKFLNRLGQIHPNLSRWRRNAGFNPQLFQKRTVVAGEYLAARRGEYDVVLQTYLQFAPAPGTGGAPYGVYLDATFDMSRRHYPGDHPLPRAAMDRWMTLERETYHRAARLFPWSDFTARSLIEEYGCDPSRVVRVGAGTNLMAPSLDGKRYEEPVALFVGMDFDRKGGQDVLRAFQDVRARLPDAQLWIVGPRLPKAPPQPGVHWLGRIADREKLAELYSRARVFVMPSFEPWGHVFCEAMGHGLPCIALNRGPAAEIVQDRQTGLLVEQGDREQLGEALHCLLNDAALAERLGRAAYRRVQEQYTWAHVVQRLLPHLTAMARGE, encoded by the coding sequence ATGGAGGTGACCGGCGCGCGCCGGACCGCTCCGCGCAGCGTGCCGCTGTACCCGGCGCCGCAGCACCCGGCGCCGCTGCGGCTGGTGGGGCTGGACCTGGAGTACATCGCGGACTACCGCCGGGACTTCTCCCGCAACAGTGCGCTGTACCGCGCCCTGGACGAGCACGTCCAGGTGGTGGGCCGCATGTCGCCCACCCTGTCGCCGGGGCAGAAGTTCCTGAACCGCCTGGGGCAGATTCACCCGAACCTGTCCCGCTGGCGGCGCAACGCGGGGTTCAACCCGCAGCTGTTCCAGAAGCGGACCGTGGTGGCCGGCGAGTACCTGGCCGCGCGGCGCGGGGAGTACGACGTGGTCCTGCAGACCTACCTGCAGTTCGCGCCGGCGCCGGGCACCGGCGGCGCGCCGTACGGCGTGTACCTGGACGCCACCTTCGACATGTCCCGCCGGCACTACCCGGGGGATCATCCGCTGCCACGCGCGGCCATGGACCGCTGGATGACCCTGGAACGCGAGACGTACCACCGCGCGGCGCGGCTGTTTCCGTGGAGCGACTTCACGGCCCGGTCGCTGATCGAGGAGTACGGCTGCGATCCGTCGCGGGTGGTGCGCGTGGGTGCGGGCACCAACCTGATGGCGCCCAGCCTGGACGGCAAACGATACGAGGAACCGGTGGCATTGTTTGTCGGCATGGACTTTGACCGCAAGGGAGGGCAGGACGTCCTGCGGGCGTTTCAGGACGTTCGGGCGCGGCTGCCGGACGCGCAGCTGTGGATCGTGGGGCCCCGCCTGCCGAAGGCGCCGCCGCAGCCGGGCGTGCACTGGCTGGGCCGGATCGCGGACCGCGAGAAGCTGGCCGAGCTGTACAGCCGGGCGCGGGTGTTCGTGATGCCGTCCTTCGAGCCGTGGGGGCACGTGTTCTGCGAGGCGATGGGGCACGGCCTGCCCTGCATCGCCCTGAACCGCGGCCCGGCCGCGGAGATCGTGCAGGACCGCCAGACGGGCCTGCTGGTGGAGCAGGGCGACCGCGAGCAGCTGGGCGAGGCGCTGCACTGCCTGCTGAACGACGCCGCGCTGGCCGAGCGGCTGGGCCGGGCCGCGTACCGGCGGGTGCAGGAGCAGTACACCTGGGCGCACGTCGTTCAGCGGCTGCTGCCGCACCTCACGGCCATGGCGCGCGGCGAATGA
- a CDS encoding right-handed parallel beta-helix repeat-containing protein, whose protein sequence is MSGQGLVMMGAGLLLGAGLLQRSQVPAAPARTTAPSSVAPAAPPAARSEVLALAQAPSKKGSLNVKSVGARGDGVTDDAPALNRAAAQAAGRDLVFPAGTYLIRSPVVFSNFSNQTVSGEGGATIRAAPNYARGKTEGMLHFDRPVNLTVRGLKIVGHRVPVASAYASVIDGVRVVRGKNVTLSGLQVFDAPTNGIAVTDTDTVTLQGNRMENAGGAGGWSQRTVHQRWLDNTVVGGGDPRVRPSGLGFFATIGDDFLAEGNVVKNVANTATKTEGVDHVVYRNNTVDVFGKDGIKIMPYDGHDTSVEGALVEGNTIRARRDWASDGSAYILLHSVQGGQVRRNRIVGTGGQPEVYSEDAIKVNTWRTGPPSRDIVLEDNEVSDTRRGIRIEADNVVMRRNQITGRQPWARTAVIVGANGVVISDNRIDGPAIGVLLDRGYGRTRIENNRFDHVDTAVYADNDNPAVTVDHNQFGAEVRKAVSGRVAGDCNFFNTAECRAGGGQ, encoded by the coding sequence GTGAGCGGCCAGGGCCTGGTGATGATGGGCGCCGGCCTGCTGCTGGGGGCGGGGCTGCTGCAACGCAGTCAGGTGCCGGCGGCGCCCGCCCGGACGACCGCCCCGTCCTCGGTGGCCCCGGCGGCCCCGCCCGCGGCCCGCAGCGAGGTCCTCGCGTTGGCGCAGGCCCCGTCGAAGAAAGGCAGCCTGAACGTGAAGTCGGTCGGCGCCAGGGGCGACGGCGTGACCGACGACGCCCCCGCCCTGAACCGCGCGGCGGCCCAGGCGGCCGGGCGGGACCTGGTGTTCCCGGCGGGCACGTACCTGATCCGCAGCCCGGTGGTGTTCAGCAACTTCTCGAACCAGACGGTGTCCGGCGAGGGCGGCGCCACCATCCGCGCCGCGCCGAACTACGCCCGCGGGAAGACCGAGGGCATGCTGCACTTCGACCGGCCGGTGAACCTCACGGTGCGGGGCCTGAAGATCGTCGGGCACCGCGTACCGGTCGCCAGTGCGTACGCCAGCGTGATCGACGGCGTGCGCGTGGTGCGGGGGAAGAACGTCACGTTAAGCGGCCTGCAGGTGTTCGACGCGCCCACCAACGGCATCGCCGTGACCGACACCGACACCGTGACCCTGCAGGGCAACCGCATGGAGAACGCCGGCGGCGCGGGCGGCTGGTCGCAGCGGACCGTGCACCAGCGCTGGCTGGACAACACCGTGGTGGGCGGCGGTGATCCGCGCGTCCGGCCGTCGGGTCTGGGGTTCTTCGCGACCATCGGCGACGACTTCCTCGCGGAGGGGAACGTGGTGAAGAACGTCGCGAACACCGCCACGAAGACCGAGGGTGTGGATCACGTCGTCTACCGGAACAACACCGTGGACGTGTTCGGCAAGGACGGCATCAAGATCATGCCGTACGACGGGCACGACACCAGCGTGGAGGGCGCCCTGGTCGAGGGGAACACCATCCGCGCGCGGCGCGACTGGGCGTCGGACGGGTCGGCGTACATCCTGCTGCACTCGGTGCAGGGCGGCCAGGTCCGCCGCAACCGCATCGTCGGCACCGGGGGGCAGCCGGAGGTGTACTCGGAAGACGCCATCAAGGTGAACACCTGGCGCACCGGGCCGCCGTCGCGGGACATCGTGCTGGAGGACAACGAGGTGAGCGACACGCGCCGCGGCATCCGCATCGAGGCGGACAACGTGGTCATGCGGCGCAATCAGATCACGGGCCGGCAGCCCTGGGCGCGGACCGCCGTGATCGTCGGCGCCAACGGCGTCGTGATCTCCGACAACCGCATCGACGGGCCGGCCATCGGCGTGCTGCTGGACCGCGGGTACGGCCGCACCCGCATCGAGAACAACCGCTTCGATCACGTGGACACCGCCGTGTACGCCGACAACGACAACCCGGCGGTGACCGTGGACCACAACCAGTTCGGCGCCGAGGTCCGCAAGGCGGTGTCGGGCCGGGTGGCCGGGGACTGCAATTTCTTCAACACCGCCGAGTGCCGCGCGGGAGGAGGGCAGTGA
- a CDS encoding glycosyltransferase family 4 protein, translating into MTRFRISQRAQRRGKRVLIIVENLPVPVDRRVWMEATTLRDAGYYVSVICPMGRGHDQAFEMLDGIAIYRHPLPPDGEGTLTFVKEYALALWHETRLAWRVRRERGFDVIHVCNPPDLLFLVAAPFRALFGTPMIFDHHDATLEMYEAKFGRRDLPYRVLKVAERLTYSAADVVIATNESLRGFALGRGRKRPEDVFVVRSGPRLDRFVPRPGGERYRAGFRHVVGYVGVLGSQDGLDVLLRVARCLLDRGRDDVRFMIIGGGPSLEPLRALARELNLEGHVEFTGMITDQAELMERLTACDVCVAPDPKTSYSDVCTMNKVLEYMALGKATVQFDLTEGRHSAADAAVYARPNDEEDFAQKLLELLADPQRCEMMGRIGQARMRDALAWEHQAPRLLAAYARALGRQAARPAGGTLARGEAS; encoded by the coding sequence ATGACTAGATTCAGAATCTCACAGCGGGCGCAGCGCCGAGGCAAACGCGTGCTGATCATCGTGGAGAACCTGCCGGTACCGGTGGACCGCCGGGTGTGGATGGAAGCCACCACGCTGCGCGACGCCGGTTACTACGTGTCGGTGATCTGCCCGATGGGCCGCGGCCACGACCAGGCCTTCGAGATGCTGGACGGCATCGCCATCTACCGGCACCCGCTGCCGCCGGACGGTGAGGGCACCCTGACCTTCGTGAAGGAGTACGCCCTGGCCCTCTGGCACGAGACGCGGCTGGCGTGGCGGGTGCGGCGCGAGCGGGGCTTCGACGTGATTCACGTGTGCAACCCGCCGGACCTGCTGTTCCTGGTGGCCGCGCCGTTCCGGGCGCTGTTCGGCACGCCGATGATCTTCGACCATCACGACGCCACCCTGGAGATGTACGAGGCGAAGTTCGGCCGGCGCGACCTGCCCTACCGGGTGCTGAAGGTCGCCGAGCGCCTCACCTACTCGGCGGCGGACGTAGTCATCGCCACCAACGAGTCGCTGCGGGGCTTCGCGCTGGGCCGGGGGCGAAAGCGCCCGGAGGACGTGTTCGTGGTGCGCAGCGGCCCGCGCCTGGACCGCTTCGTGCCCCGGCCCGGCGGGGAGCGGTACCGGGCCGGGTTCCGGCACGTGGTCGGGTACGTGGGCGTGCTCGGCTCGCAGGACGGCCTGGACGTGCTGCTGCGCGTCGCCCGGTGCCTGCTGGACCGCGGGCGGGACGACGTCCGCTTCATGATCATCGGGGGCGGGCCGTCCCTGGAACCGCTGCGGGCCCTGGCCCGTGAACTGAACCTGGAAGGCCACGTGGAATTCACGGGCATGATCACCGACCAGGCGGAACTCATGGAGCGGCTCACCGCCTGCGACGTGTGCGTCGCGCCGGACCCGAAAACGTCGTACAGCGACGTGTGCACCATGAACAAGGTCCTGGAGTACATGGCGCTGGGCAAGGCGACCGTGCAGTTCGACCTGACCGAGGGCCGGCACTCGGCGGCCGACGCGGCCGTGTACGCCCGCCCGAACGACGAGGAGGACTTCGCGCAGAAACTGCTGGAGCTGCTGGCCGACCCGCAGCGGTGCGAGATGATGGGCCGGATCGGGCAGGCCCGCATGCGGGACGCGCTGGCCTGGGAGCACCAGGCGCCGCGGCTGCTGGCTGCCTACGCCCGCGCCCTGGGACGGCAGGCCGCCCGGCCGGCCGGCGGGACCCTGGCCCGCGGGGAGGCGTCGTGA